A section of the Armatimonadota bacterium genome encodes:
- the nusB gene encoding transcription antitermination factor NusB, giving the protein MPVKSRRPARVAALRALYQMGIARVRADDAIQQIREESEMDAELVEYAERLVRGVATESSAIRDVIETRLTGWDYDRLAAVDRTILRVGVYELLHVPEVPPVVVLNEAVELAKKYSTAESGKFVNGVLARVMADFPRAATQETEEPAPETDEHVPEELVEQGSGEWEALEASGAMKPLRKDAP; this is encoded by the coding sequence ATGCCGGTTAAGAGCCGAAGGCCCGCGCGGGTCGCAGCGCTTCGCGCCCTGTATCAAATGGGCATCGCGCGGGTCCGCGCCGACGATGCGATCCAGCAGATTCGAGAGGAGTCGGAGATGGACGCCGAACTCGTCGAATACGCCGAGCGACTTGTGCGCGGCGTCGCAACAGAGTCCTCAGCGATCCGTGACGTGATCGAAACGCGTCTGACCGGCTGGGACTACGACCGTCTGGCCGCTGTGGACAGAACGATCCTTCGAGTCGGGGTCTATGAGCTTCTTCACGTGCCCGAAGTGCCACCGGTCGTGGTGCTGAATGAGGCTGTGGAGCTTGCCAAGAAATACAGCACCGCCGAAAGCGGCAAGTTCGTCAATGGAGTTCTTGCCCGGGTGATGGCCGACTTCCCGCGCGCTGCCACACAAGAGACCGAAGAACCCGCGCCTGAAACCGACGAGCATGTCCCCGAGGAACTCGTAGAACAGGGTAGCGGTGAGTGGGAAGCCCTGGAGGCCAGCGGCGCGATGAAGCCCCTCCGCAAGGATGCCCCCTGA